DNA from Dama dama isolate Ldn47 chromosome 5, ASM3311817v1, whole genome shotgun sequence:
CGGGGCGCCCTGGGGACCCTCAATCAACTGGCCATCGTCACTGGCATCCTAATCGCCCAGGTGACTGGGCCTGGCCTCCTGGGAGGCTGGGCAGGGGGTTGGGGCTCTGGGTACAGGCTGAACATCCTGTCCTTCTTCCCTGCTTTCTTTCACAGGTGCTAGGCTTGGAGTCCATGCTGGGCACGGCCACCTTATGGCCACTCCTCCTGGGCATCACTGTGCTGCCTGCCCTCCTGCAGATGGTCTTGCTGCCCCTCTGCCCAGAAAGCCCCCGCTACCTCTACATCATCCGGAACCTGGAGGGGCCCGCCAGAAAGAGTGAGCTCCCGCACCATCCTGCAGGCACTTGTGCCTCTCCCAGGCCCTCTGCCTGCCCTCTCAGGCCTGACCCCCCTCACCTCCAGGTCTGAAGCGCCTGACGGGCTGGGCCGACGTGTCTGAGGTGTTGGCTGAGCTGAAGGAGGAGAAGCGGAAGTTGGAGCGTGAGCGGCCCTTGTCCCTGCTCCAGCTTCTGGGCAGCCACACCCACCGGCAGCCCCTCGTCATCGCCATTGTGCTGCAGCTGAGCCAGCAGCTGTCAGGCATCAATGCGGTACGGGCATCAGTGCAGTGTGGATGCAGCCATCTCCAggagggtcagggttagggtacAGCCCCAGAGGAATGAAGGGAGCAAGCCCCCGCTTTGTTAAAATTCAGGGTTAGTCCAGCTTGGTGTGGCTTGAAGGGAGGAAGGAACATCCTTGTCATCACCTTTTCTTCTGGCCCACCTCTAGGTTTTCTATTATTCAACCAGCATCTTTGAGTCAGCGGGGGTAGAGAAACCAGCCTATGCCACCATCGGAGCCGGCGTGGTCAACACAGTCTTCACCTTGGTCTCGGTAACTGCTGGCCTCTGGAAGGGTCCCCACCATTACATACCTGGGTGTCCCAAAGGTCCAACCTTTGGCTGACCCCACCCACCCAACCCCTCCCACGTCCCAAGCTCTGAAGGCCCCTGGCAAGCCCTGACTCTCTCTGCAGGTGTTCTTGGTGGAACGGGCTGGGCGCCGGACCCTCCATCTCCTGGGCCTGGCAGGCATGTGTGGCTGCGccatcttgatgactgtggctctgCTTCTGCTGGTGAGGcctgaggagagggagggggaccAGCCTCCAAACCCCAGGGAACTGCCCCAAGGGGCTCTGTGGACAGCCAGGGTCATTCCTCAACATACACGCCTTTGACGCTGGGCCCAGGCCATGTGCCAAGACCATGCCCCCAAGGGACCCAGGCTGCATGCACTTCCTCCTGCTCTAGAAGGACACTGTAGCATTAGCCTGGCAGCCAGTGGGGAGAGCCCCTGTCAAACCTCAGGGACAGTAATTCCTACGAACCCAGCTCTAGAATCATGGGGGAATCGACATAAGAGCTGAGAGACCATATGTTCCCTCTGCCCTGAATCATCACAGGGCAGCCAGCTGAATGTCAAATGCTTGAAGGCTTGTTGCAACCTAGGTGGCAGGTCCCTGCCTGTGAATGGCTGGTAGGGGTCGATGCCAGTTTCCTGGGTGGAGGGCAAAGGAAGATCCTGAAAGACCTGACCTGATTTCTCCACCCTCCCTGCCCGGCCCCCAGGAGCGGGTTCCAGCCATGAGCTATGTCTCCATTGTGGCCATCTTTGGCTTCGTGGCCTTCTTTGAGATTGGCCCTGGCCCCATCCCCTGGTTCATCGTGGCCGAGCTCTTCAGCCAGGGACCCCGCCCAGCGGCCATGGCAGTGGCTGGGTTCTCTAACTGGACGTGCAACTTCATCATCGGCATGGGTTTCCAGTATGTGGcggtaggtcccctgcccctgcccccatctcCCACACCGTCAGCCAGAGGAGGGCAACACATCACTAGCCCAGATGCTTTCCACTCAGCATCCCCCCCCACTCTGCCTCGCCCACAGACTGCTGGTCGGGGGATCACTTTAGTGGGCCACGTGGGTCCTGAAGACCACCTGCTCCACCAGAATCAAAGCAAAGAAGGGAACTGAGCTAGATGGAAAATAACAGAGCTGTCTTCAAAGCCAACTAGTGGCATAACTTACTTAGGAATAAAATTACAAACTTCATATTAATAGTGCAAATGGCCAGGAATCCACTGAGTGCAGTAACTCAGGATGGTAAAAGAGGGAAAAACCAGGAGAGATGGGGTTCAGAGAATTCTCTTTTCACTAAATTCTCCTGGTAATTTCCATTGCCCACCAAGGAGCAACCTGCTTCGTGCAGTGTCCCAGTTCCCTGTGAGGACCTTTGGCCCCAAGCCAGTCCTTTAGTCCTGGCTTGCCCAAAGCCACCCGTTCCCTCCCCTCTGTCAACACCTCTTTCTCCACTTGTCCCAGGATGCTATGGGTCCCTACGTCTTTCTTCTATTCGCGGTCCTCCTGCTTGGCTTCTTCATCTTCACCTTCTTAAAAGTGCCTGAAACCCGTGGCAGGACGTTTGACCAGATCTCAGCCGTCTTCCGCCGGACACCTTCTCTTCTGGAGCAGGAAGTGAAACCCAGCACAGAACTGGAGTACTTAGGGCCAGATGAGAATGACTGAGGGGCCACACAGGAGTAGGAGAGCCAGTTCTCTCCACCTGCCCAGAGAcccctctcctttcctctgcaGCACTTTAACCCTCTCTCCCCCATTACTTCCAGGGCGGAGAAAACCCCTGCAGCCTGGTGGGATTGGGAAGCTGGAGGGAAGGGTGGTCTGAGCACCCCCTCATTCCCCTCGTGTGACCTCTTCGATTATTTGTGTTGTGGTTAGGCAGTGGCTGTGGGGTGGGTCAGTCTCCCCTCCATCCCCTCCTTCTTCAGTAGGCATCCCCACCCCGCCTCAGCTCCAGAATACTTGTGCCCTGGCTAGTGAAGGGGGTTTACAGGGAGGAGAGACTCTAGGACTGACTTTCGGGTGGGGGTGAACCAAAGCCGAGAGCAGGACAGGAGAAGAGAGATCCAGTTCCTGCCACCTTGGACTCCTCCCTCTCTGGCACTTCCTTGGAATTCTTGCCACAGACTCTGGGTGAAAGGGGAGGGGGTCTGTCTGTCCCCTCCAGGGCAAAGGACACACCCCCCTTCCTAAAATCTAATCTCACTTGTCATATGGCAGGCTCAGTCCTCTTGCTCAGCCTTCCAGGGCGAGAGGGAACACATGTCCATCCATGGTGAGAGGAAGGGACAGTGGGCTCCCCTCTAGACTCAGGGTTTTGGGCTCCACCCCTGCTGCTCCCAAGGCTGCCAGGTGGGGGCCCCagctcttccctcctctcccatcCTGGGAGGGTATTATACCACAGGCTTTTGACCAACTAAGGGCAAGAGGGATTTGAAAGGCTGCCTGTGAACACTGGGCTGGGAGGAGCCTTcagatatttttgtatatgtttgaaaaAGCAGGGGCAGGGAGAAGAAACTGAAGGTCTGTTGTACTAAATGTATATATAGAGATCCGTATATAAAGTTACTGTATGAGATGTGCATCCTGTCGTGTGGAGGCACTCCAAGACGGGCTGAGACCCGGACCGCAGCCTCCCCACCCCGACCTCTTCTCCATTCTGCCTCAGTTCCAGGCCACAGAATCCTCTGGACTGGACGCTGTCACTCATGCCTCCACTTAAGAGCTGGAATCACTGAATTTGTTAACAGTA
Protein-coding regions in this window:
- the SLC2A4 gene encoding solute carrier family 2, facilitated glucose transporter member 4 isoform X2, translating into MGSPLGSESLGPWSLPYSPLFLDPCSLATTLGSSMPPRRKRAMLFNNALAVLGGTLMGLAKAAASYEMLILGRFFIGAYSGLTSGLVPMYVGEIAPTHLRGALGTLNQLAIVTGILIAQVLGLESMLGTATLWPLLLGITVLPALLQMVLLPLCPESPRYLYIIRNLEGPARKSLKRLTGWADVSEVLAELKEEKRKLERERPLSLLQLLGSHTHRQPLVIAIVLQLSQQLSGINAVFYYSTSIFESAGVEKPAYATIGAGVVNTVFTLVSVFLVERAGRRTLHLLGLAGMCGCAILMTVALLLLERVPAMSYVSIVAIFGFVAFFEIGPGPIPWFIVAELFSQGPRPAAMAVAGFSNWTCNFIIGMGFQYVADAMGPYVFLLFAVLLLGFFIFTFLKVPETRGRTFDQISAVFRRTPSLLEQEVKPSTELEYLGPDEND
- the SLC2A4 gene encoding solute carrier family 2, facilitated glucose transporter member 4 isoform X1, whose product is MPSGFQQIGSEDGEPPRQRVTGTLVLAVFSAVLGSLQFGYNIGVINAPQKVIEQSYNETWLGRQGPEGPGSIPPGTLTTLWALSVAIFSVGGMISSFLIGIISQWLGRKRAMLFNNALAVLGGTLMGLAKAAASYEMLILGRFFIGAYSGLTSGLVPMYVGEIAPTHLRGALGTLNQLAIVTGILIAQVLGLESMLGTATLWPLLLGITVLPALLQMVLLPLCPESPRYLYIIRNLEGPARKSLKRLTGWADVSEVLAELKEEKRKLERERPLSLLQLLGSHTHRQPLVIAIVLQLSQQLSGINAVFYYSTSIFESAGVEKPAYATIGAGVVNTVFTLVSVFLVERAGRRTLHLLGLAGMCGCAILMTVALLLLERVPAMSYVSIVAIFGFVAFFEIGPGPIPWFIVAELFSQGPRPAAMAVAGFSNWTCNFIIGMGFQYVADAMGPYVFLLFAVLLLGFFIFTFLKVPETRGRTFDQISAVFRRTPSLLEQEVKPSTELEYLGPDEND